The following are encoded together in the Daucus carota subsp. sativus chromosome 5, DH1 v3.0, whole genome shotgun sequence genome:
- the LOC108220076 gene encoding auxin-responsive protein IAA26 produces MEEGFSRRGLELRLAPPGDQEHSLACSKTSTNFTKHTFQEKDHDPSLLSLGNSYSTITTHSACSGSKRGLDKSWLNESQTQTHKFLYYDQQKDLDLLPGMKKESSQSKGLVSELHKTEKQQAFSPDASAVKNTAGPNTSHKRTVPAPVVGWPPIRSFRKNIASNTSTKLKVEPKQEIVAPPHKSANEKQVESCCKGLFVKINMDGVPIGRKVDLKAYDSYEKLSCSVDELFRGLLAAQRDPSDENIQNQEGDTLITGLLDGRGEYTLVYEDNEGDRMLVGDVPWHMFVSTVKRLRVLKSSDVSSLFARGNKQSKNSTDAALIQ; encoded by the exons ATGGAGGAGGGATTTTCAAGAAGAGGCCTAGAACTAAGGCTAGCTCCACCAGGTGATCAAGAACACAGCTTGGCCTGTTCTAAAACCTCAACCAACTTCACTAAACACACTTTTCAAGAGAAAGATCATGACCCTTCTCTTCTTTCTCTTGGAAACTCATACTCCACCATCACAACTCACTCAGCTTGTTCTGGTTCAAAGAGAGGGCTTGACAAGAGTTGGCTAAATGAGAGTCAAACTCAAACACACAAGTTCTTGTATTATGACCAACAAAAAGACTTGGACTTGCTTCCTGGCATGAAAAAGGAATCATCTCAGAGCAAAGGGCTGGTGTCAGAGCTGCACAAGACTGAAAAGCAGCAGGCATTTTCACCAGATGCTTCTGCTGTAAAAAATACAGCTGGTCCCAACACTTCCCACAAAAG AACTGTTCCTGCTCCAGTTGTTGGTTGGCCTCCAATTAGATCATTCAGGAAGAATATTGCAAGCAACACTTCGACGAAACTGAAGGTTGAGCCCAAGCAAGAGATTGTGGCTCCGCCACATAAGAGTGCCAACGAAAAACAGGTCGAGAGTTGTTGTAAAGGTTTGTTTGTGAAGATCAACATGGATGGAGTCCCTATTGGAAGAAAAGTTGATCTGAAAGCTTATGATAGCTATGAAAAGCTATCCTGTTCGGTTGATGAGCTTTTCAGAGGTCTCTTGGCAG CTCAAAGGGACCCCTCCGATGAAAATATCCAGAACCAAGAGGGAGATACGTTAATTACCGGGTTGTTAGATGGAAGAGGGGAATATACCCTAGTGTATGAGGATAATGAAGGCGACAGGATGCTTGTCGGAGATGTCCCATGGCA CATGTTTGTGTCTACTGTCAAGAGGCTGCGGGTATTGAAAAGCTCTGACGTTTCTTCGCTATTTG CACGCGGTAACAAGCAGAGCAAGAATTCAACTGATGCTGCATTAATACAATAA